The following nucleotide sequence is from Candidatus Hydrogenedentota bacterium.
CTAGACTGGTATCTCAAAGCTTCGGAACAGGGACATGCCGACGCACAGGTTAGCTTGGGCATGTGCTACGAGGATGGTAAGGGCACCTCGCAGGACTACAGTAAAGCCGCTTCCTGGTATCGGAAAGCTGCAGAACAGAAACACGCTTTTGGCCAATACTCACTGGGAAACTGCTATGCCACAGGGCACGGGGTAAAGCAGGATTTTGAAGAGGCTACCAACTGGTTTCGTAAGGCAGCGGAACAAGGTCTTGCCAGCGCGCAGTGGACACTTGGCGTCTTTTACTCCGAGGATTGGGCTATGGGTAAAGACTTTAAAGAGTCGGTCAAATGGTTCCGCATGGCTGCGGAACAAGGACATGCCGAATCGCAAGCGCAAATGGGACGACATTACCTTGGCGGCATGGGTGTACCGATAGACAACGCTGAAGCGGCAAAGTGGTTCCGCAAAGCAGCCGAGCAAGAAAATTCCACGGGGCAGGACGGTCTCGGCTTATGCTATCGGTTCGGTTTTGGGGTACCCAAGGACTATGTCACGGCCTACCATTGGTACAACATCGCCGCAGTATCCCGAAAGTCCGCCGCAATCGAAAGAGACGAACTCGCGTTGCTGATGACCGCCGAGCAGATAGCTGAGGCGCAACGTCGCTCGTCCGAATATCTTCAGCAGCGCCAACAGTAAAATACTGTCCCATTACGGTTGCTCCGTCACGACCGCCAACCCAGGAATTTCGTCGAAATCTGTGGCATTGTGCGTAGCCAAGGGAATGGAGTATCCAACGGCACAAGCCGCAATCCAAGTATCGTTGGACGTAATGGGTCGGCCGATGCGGTGGCGATGCGCCACTATCCTCCCGTAACAGCGGGCAACTTCGATGTCATACGGAACCGCGACCAAACCACTGAGCATTGCGTTGAGGGACCGCCATTTCAATTCTCCCCACCCTCGCTTCTCCGCGCCGAAATAGAGCTCCCCGATGGTGACGAATGAAACTGCCAAGAGCTTTCCCTTGAGATGGGGGCGATAGCGATCCGCCAGATCCCCTCCCCGCATGAGGTAGGAGACAATATTCGTATCCAGAAGTATCTCTGCCCCCGCCACTTCCACTATCCTCGCGCCTGCGTTGCGTGTCGATGCTCGTAGATCAACGCCTCAAAGCCATCGTCTGGCTCACCCGGCCACGTGCCGTAGAAGACGCGAACGTCCTCTACCGGAACAACGCCTTGGGCCTTGGCCAGTTCAGCCAGCGTCTGATGTCGCCAAAAGTCGCCGCGCGAGTGCTCTTCCGGTGTAGGTGTTCTTGCTGCAGGGTCTTGAATTGCCATGGGGACGATCTCCGTGATTCGCTACTTCTCCAGTATACACGATTTTGAGCCCAATCTGATTCTCCCTCTTTCCCATCTGTGAGAATCTTTGAAGATCTGTGGGAAACCTCCCCCGCCCCAGCCCTCAACGTTTTCTCCGCTCATCCCCCTCCACCCATTCGTGTACATTCGTGTTCATTCGTGGCTCCATTTTTTCCCTGATTCTAACGCCGTAGTTCACTCCGCCCCCCAGAAAAGTGCAACGTCCGATCCATATATATAGCGGCAGTACGTGGGGAATATCCGAATCAGACCAAAGCTATCGGCCCCGTCCAATCCCGCTGGATGAATTTTGTCGACCGCTCTCTGGGGCTATACCGGTTACCCCCCTCCGATGTCGGCAGACTCGCCAGCCCCCGTTGGAATGGTTCAAACCGATAGCCTGACAAGGACCCGGGCCCACCTGCCGCCCTCTGCCAAAGGGGCTTAGGCATTCCTGCCTGAGACAGAACCTACCGAGGCATGGAAAGGTATTGCGAACGTGTCGGACAGCCTGAGATACCAGCGTCGTGTTTTCGAATAGCTAGGGATCAGTACACATCTTCGAGTCATTCGAATGGCGACGTAATCTTTGTCTCAGACAGGAATGTCTAAGCTCCTTTAGCGCTTCACCTTGCCGCGCACGATTAGTATCGAAACGCATGGTCCGAACCTGCACGGCGTTGTGCATTAGCCACACGCCACCGATCCGCCCGAACCCACTTCCCCCCTCGTCATACTTCGTAATTCATAATTCGCACCCCATATCTGCTATCCTCTCTCCTGTCGACAAAACGAGAGGCAGTACCCATGACCGACAATACGCCCCCACGCGAAATCTACCCCGACGGCCAGCACCTTCTGAACCGCCGCAGCTTTCTTCAGTCCGCCGGCGCGGGCTTGGGCGGCATTGCGCTGTCCGCGTTACTCGCGGAGCAGGGCATGCTTTCGGCCCAGGCGTCCACCGTGCCGATTCGCCCCGTCATTGACCCCACGCAACCGCTGGCGGCGCGCCTTCCTCACTTCAAGCCGCGCGCGAAGAATGTACTGGTCATTTTCTGCTCCGGTGCGTGCTCCCACCTGGATTCGTGGGACTACAAGCCCGAACTCATCAAGCGCCACGGTCAGCCCATGCCGGGCAATGAGAACCTCGTCACGTTCCAGGGCGAGCAGGGTGCGCTCAACAAGAGCCACTGGGAGTTCCGTCCGCGCGGGCAATCGGGCAAGATGATCTCCGATCTCTTCCCCAATCTCGCGGAGATGGCCGACGACTTCTGCTTCATCCACTCCATGACCGCCAAGAGCAACACCCATGGCCCGGCGGAGAACCAGATGAGCACGGGCTTCACGCTGGAGGGCTTCCCGAGCATGGGCGCCTGGGTGAGCTATGCCCTCGGCAGCGAGGCGAACGACCTCCCCGCCTTCGTCGCCATTCCCGATCCGCGCGGCGTGCCCCAGACCGGACCGAACAACTGGGCCTCGGGCTTCCTCCCCGCCGTGTTTCAGGGCGTGCCGTTTAACGCGCAGAAGCCCATCCCCAACCTCGCCACGCCCGCCAATATCAAGAGCGGCGACGAGGCCGCCACGCGCGATTTTCTGAAATTCCTCAACGACAAACACCTGGAGCGCTTCCCCGGCGACACCGAGCTGAGCGCGCGCATTTCGTCCTACGAACTTGCGGCAAAGATGCAACTCCGCGCGGCCTCCATGAGCGACTTCGGCAACGAAAGCCCCGAGACGCGCAAGCTCTATTGCATCGACGACACCAATCCGCTCAAGGCGGGCTTCGGCAAGAACTGCCTCCTCGCGCGCCGCCTCATCGAGCGCGGCGTGCGCTTCGTCCAGCTCTTCAACGGCGCCTACGCCATGGGCGAGGGCGTGGGCAACTGGGACGGCCACAAGACGCTGAAATCTCAGTACGACATCCACGCACCGATCCTCGACGGCCCGGCGGCGGGCCTGATCAAAGACATGAAGGCCCGCGGCCTCCTGGACGACACCCTGGTCGTGTGGACCACGGAATTCGGCCGCATGCCCACCTTCCAGAAAGGCGCCAGCGGCCGCGACCACAACCCCAGCGGCTTTACCGTCTGGATGACCGGAGCGGGCGTAAAGCAAGGCTTCAGCTACGGCGCAACAGACGAGTTCGGTTACAAGGCGGTAGAAAACGTAGCGACTATTTACGACTTTCACGCCACCATCCTCCACCTGCTCGGCCTCGGCCACGAACAGCTCAGCTTCTATCACAATGGCGCGGAAAGAAAACTGACCGATGTCCACGGGCATGTAATTGGGGATGTGTTGGCGTAGATGGAGGATTGATCGAGAGGAACGCAAGGCAAGACCCGACCATGTCCGAGCAAAGTAAAAAAGTCATCGTCATAGCCATAACAATCTCTGCGATATTCTTCTTGCTGGCAGCCCGCGGTTTCTATGAAATGCGTCAGCAGGCCCGTATCGCCAGTTGTATGAACGACATCAGGATGGTCCACAACGCCTTTGATGTCTACGCAGAACAACACAGCGGGCTCCTCCCCCCAATCAGCGCCACTCGCGGTAACCTCATGATGGATTCCGAAGGCTTCTATCCCGACTGCCTGCCGAGTTCCTGCTGGCTGCAATGTGAATGGGGCGATGTTCGCCGACAGGGAAATGACAAGAATCGGGACCTTGGTCGAGAAGGTTTCAATGACGACAGTTTTGTTTATATCCCATGGGAAATTCGAAATGAAGCGGAGGCGATGGCATTTATTGAAGCCTACAAAGCCTTGGACATGAAAGACCGCGACAAAGATCTCAGGGTTAATATCAACGGCTTTGAACGGGTATTGCCGCGAACTCGCTTTATAGCTTGGGATACCGAAAGCGACACAGATATTGCACCTGTGCCGGTATTCATCGAGTGGCCAGATCACTACCACAAGAACAGCGTGGTTGTACTGTCTAATGGTACCGCAGTCCGCCGCGAGTTTTGCGAGCCTTTTCCTATCACTGACGATTTCATCGCAGCCCTCCGTGAAATCGCCACACTGGATGGTCCACTTCCCTCCGACTGAGCTTCGAACGTGACAGGAGTGACTCTATTTCCCGCCCTTTCACGCAGATAGAAAATCCGTACGCCGGGCGTAGAGCGGTTGGACACTGCGGTAACTGAATGCTCCTCTTCATCTGTGCAGAACAGTGCGATTCTCTGGGAAATACATTCCTGCCCGTCTGCCGCTAACCCCTCGCCATCGGCAGCCGCAGCACAAAACTTGCCCCGCCTCCGGTGCCCCTCTCCAACAATAGCGTTCCCCTTTGTGCGCGGGCCAGGCGCCGGCTCAGCCCGAGCCCGAGGCCCACGCCCGGCGCCGTGCGGGCCGCCTCGTGCACCGACTTGGTGAAGGGCCGGAAGACGCGCCGGGCGTGGCGATCGGGAATGCCCGGGCCATGGTCGCGAACGCGAATTCCGGCCACGCGCGCCTCCGCAAAAAGCTCAATATGGATCCGCCGGTCAGTCGCCGAAACCGCGTACTTGCAGGCGTTGTCAACCAGATTGAATAGTATCTGCTCGACCGATGCCGGATCCGCCCGTACCTGCGCCACCGTGTCCGCCCCTTCCAGCGTCAGGGTCATACCGCCCTGTTCCGCCCGTTGCTGGAGCCGGGGCAGGAGCTCCAGCAGCATTTCTGAAACGTCCGTCTCGACCAGTCGATCATCGACGCGGCCCCGGTCGAGGCGCGCATAGGCGAGCACATTATCCACCAGATGGGACAGACGCCCCGCCTCCGCATGGAGCGTTTCCACATAGGCCTGGCGCTTTGCCTCGTCCCGTACCCTGCCGGTTGCCAGCATCTCGGTATAGAGCCGGAAGGTGGTCAGCGGCGTGCGCAGTTCATGGGTCACGGCGGATACGAAGCGACCGCGCCGCTCGCTGAGCGAGAGCGCCCCCCAGAGCAAGGCGGACACCGCGATGGTGGCCAGCACGATGCCGCCGACCGCAAGCAGCAGGTAAATCTGCAGGGACGAGGTATAGGTTGCCCTGCCCGCTGGCAAGGGTCCAGGGACCAGCAGCACCGGAAGCGCGGCAAGCTGTCGGCCGGGGCTCTCCCCGGTCACTGGCGTGGACGCCCCCTCCGCGACGAGGGAGGCGCCCGGGAGCAGATCGGCCGTCAGCCCCAGAAGCCACTGCTGCAGCGCCGGCCAATTGAGCAGGCAACCCTGAATCATTACCCCGTCCTCCGTCCGCACTGTGCGCACGAGGAGCAGATCCTCTCCATGCCACAACGGGATCATGGGCCCTTCCTGACGGCTGCCGTCATCCGATTCACTTTCAGGCGCCATCGAGTTTCGAAAGACTTTTGTCGGCGCGGCGTTGCTCTGCACCAGCGCCTGCGAGGTGCGCGCCTGCAACTCGGACGCGTTGCTCTGCGCAAGCATATCCAGCGGCTCCGAGACGGTCGGCGAAGCGGGGGAAGGCATCGTCGATTCCGCGCCCTTCCGCTGAACCTGCGACAAGAGTACGGGCCACTGTATCCGCGCGCGGAGTTTGTCCAGAGTCTCGCTGGCCTGCGTCAGCGCCGGAGGGCTGAGAAAGTTTGTGGTCGCGAGCTGCTGGCGCTCCCTGTCGGGCACCTGGGGCGAGGTGATCGTCCCGTCCTCAGCCGCCTCGAAGTGGAGGTCGATGAAAGGCGAATTGAATGTCATCAGCGGCGATGGCAATTCTATCTGTTGCTTGGTCAAGTCATTGCTGACGGGGTCGATGACCTGCGCGGCCCGATAGAAGGCCGAGTACTGCTCCGACGGACGCATGCTCTCCGCGGCAATGAAGGGCCCCAGGGCCGAGTCCATGCGCCACAGGGCCAGGCGGGCATTCTCCTCCAGTGCGGCGGCCTCCTGGTAGGCGCGCTGTTCCCGATCGAGGCGGAGCACTGTCGTCCCGAGCCAGATCGTGGCGATACCGCCGAGTACGAGGCAGGCCCCAAAGAGGGTACCGTACAGCGTCGGCCCTTTCACGCGTTTTCCCCATTTCGGGCCAGCATGTAGCCCTTGCCGCGCACGGTCAACAGGATGGCGGGGTCGGCGGCGCTGTCCCCGAGCTTTTCGCGCAGGCGCTTCACGTGCATGTCGATCGTGCGCGTCTCCACGATCGATCGCGGGTCAATGCGCCAGACGTTCGCAAGCAACTCATCCCGCGAGATGGCCCGGCCCGGATGCTGGGCAAAATAGCGCAGCAGGGTCAGCTCCCGCTCGGACAACTCCGCCCGCCCGCCGCCGGGAAGACGCACTTCGCGACGCTCAAAGTCCACCACCACATCGCGAAGAGACAACTCGTGCACATCGCCGGGGCGCGCCGGTGAGCGCCGCAGCACCGCCTCAACCCGGGCCAGCAGTTCTTTCAGGCTGAAAGGCTTGACCACATAGTCATCCGCACCAAGCTTCAGTCCCTGCACGCGATCACGTTCCTGTCCCAGTGCCGTCAGCACGATGACCGGAAGGGTGGGGCGCGACGCGCGCACAGCGCGGAGGATATCAAAGCCATGACCGTCCGGTAGAATAAGGTCGAGCAGCAGCAAGTCGTAGGCCGCATCCAGCGCAATCGCCTGGCCGTTGCCGGCATCGCCTGCCTGCAGGGTGGCGTAGCCCTCAAACTCAAGGGCGTCCACGATACCACGGCGAATCGCGGCGTCGTCCTCTATCACCAGTATCTTTGGTCCCATGCTGGCCTCTTCTTCGCAGATATCCACCTCCTTCAGCCTGCCACATTCACCCGTCGAAGTGTGTAACTTGAATGTAACCCGCCGGTGCGGCGGATCTACCGATGGGACCGCACCGCGGGAATCCGAACGGTAAAGACGCTCCCGCGCCCCACCTCGCTCTCGAGCCCGATCTGGCCGCCATGGGCCCGCACGATGGCCTGGGCCAGACTCAGCCCAAGCCCATTGCCCGGCTCCGAGCGGCTGGTATCTACGCGGTAGAATCGGCCGAACACCTCCGTTGCGGCATCGCCAGGGATTCCGATACCCGTATCGCTCACCATCACCACCACTTCGCCCTGCTGCGACTCGCACTGCACGCGGACCTGACCGCCGCTATCGGTGTACTTGATCGCATTGTCGATAAGGTGCGCCATAGCCCGCTTCAGCCGCTGCGAGTCGCCCAGAACGGATGGTGCCGGGGAGGCCGTGAACTGCAGATTCAGCCCCTTGTCCTCCGCTGCGGGGCGGAAGAGTTCACACACGTCCTCAACCGCTGCGGCAAGATCGACCTCCGTCCGCTCCATGGATTTTGCCCCGGCTTCCGTCTGGGAGATCTCAAGCATCGTGTTGATGAGGCTCAGCATCCGGTCGCACTCTTCCAGCACACTGCCGCAGCGCTCATGGCCCATGGCGTCCGCTTCCGACTCCGCCAGTGCCATCTCCGCCTCCCCCCGGATTCGCATCAGGGGCGTACGGAGATCGTGGGCAATGTCATCGGTTACCTCGCGAAGCTCGCGAAAAAGCACCTGGATGCGGTCGACCATGGTGTTGAAGGCATTGGCCAGCTCGTCTATCTCGTCGTGATTCCGGCTCACGGGCACACGGTGGTCCCACCGGCCTTCTGTTATCTTCACCGCGGCCTGGGTCAGGCGTTGCACGCCCGCCAGTGAGCTCCGGGCCATGTAGGCCCCGGCCAGAAGCGAGCAGCACACGAACGCCAGTGTGGCAATCATGAATACCCGTCGAAACTGGCTCAGCAGCGCCCGGTTGCCCTCCTGAGACTCTCCCTGCTCGAGGATCATGTTGTCCGCGATCACGCCGTACAGCAGTCGGGCATGAAAGTCCCGTTCCCGGTCATAGTAATCCACAAACACCGGTTTACCCGTGAGCGCCGCCTGAAGATGGGTGCCGCCATTCATCAAATCGTGCCACGAGGAGGTGTCCGTCGTAATCAGAATATTTCCGGCGCGATCAAGTATCCGAAAGAAGACCTGATCGGTCCCTTCCGAAAATGCTTCGCGCTCCAGCACATCTTCGAGCACTTGCAGGTTTTGCGATTGCAGCAAAGCCGCATACTCCACCACCTCCTCGGCCAGATCGGAATCCATGCGCTTGCGCAGGGAGCCTTCCAGAAAAAGGTAGCACACGGCGAGCACGGCAACCATGGACAAGCAACAGCAGGCCGCATAGTTCAGGCTGAGCCGCAACGCCAGCGAATGGAGGAATCTACGATTCTGTCCGGATAACATAGCCCGCCCCCCGAATCGTTCGAATCATCGGCGTGTCGAAATCACGGTCCAGCTTGTCCCGCAACCGACTCATGCGGGACTCGACCACGTTGGTGCTCGGGTCGAAATCATAGCCCCAGACCTGATCCATGATCATGGTTTTCGAGACAATTTTCCCGCGATTTCGGACGAGGTATTCCAGCAACGCAAATTCCCTCGGCTGGAGGTCGATAAGCTGTCCGGAACGTGTGGCCGTGCGGCGAATCAGATCAAGGGTAAGATCAGCCACCGTCAACGTAGTCGGCTCCGCCGTGGCGGTGGCCCGGCGCACAAGGGCCTGCAGGCGGGCGATCAATTCGGCAAAGGAAAATGGCTTGACCAGATAGTCGTCGCCGCCGGCCTGCAGCCCCTTGATTCGGTCGTCCACGGAATTTCTCGCGCTGAGGATCAGCACCGGCATCAGATTGCCTTCGCGGCGCAAATCCTGAATGAGATCAAGCCCGTTCATTCTGGGCAGCATCACGTCCACCACGGCGGCGTCGTATCCGTCGGCCATGGCCATTTGAAAACCATCGATTCCATTGTCGGCAGAATCCACGACACACCCCTCCTGCCGAAGCCCCTGGACAATGAAATCGGAAATCTTTCGGTCGTCTTCGACCACGAGTACGTGCATAGTCTTCCCTGCGCGCGCCCGGCAGCCCGAATTGCACGCTTCAGTTGGCTCTGGATGGGCCATTCTACCAAAGGTCCGCAGGAAGAAACCTTGCCAATTGGTAATGTTCCCGCAAGGGACCGGTAATAAGGGCACCCCTATACTGCGCCACGTCCGCTATCGACACCTCAAACGAAAAGGTAGTTTCTTGACAAGCTTTCGTCACAGTGAATTTTCCCGCGCTGCGATGCCCTCAGTACGGCATCTGCCCGCCATCGCCGCGGAGCTGTTTCTATCATGACCGTCCAGGATACTCCCCTGCAACTTGCGGGCGCGTGGCACGCGCTGGGCATCGCGGGCGCCATCATCTTCTACAGCCGCTTCTACATTCAGTGGATCGTATCGGAGCGTGAGGGCCAGAGCACCCTTCCTGAAGTCTTCTGGCACCTGAGCACCGCGGGCTCGATGGCGCTGCTGGTCTACGCCATCGCGACCCGCTCCCCGCTCGGCGCCCTGGGCCAGTGCTTCAATATCGTCGTCTACGCCCGCAATTTGCTCCACCTCTGGCGAAGGCGCTTCACCGTGGGCCCGGGCGTCAATCTTCTGCTCCACGGCTTCGTCGGGTGCACCGTCATCGTTTCGGTTGCCTTCCTCATTTCCATCTGGGCGGGGGAGCTGCACATGAACCGGGCCGCGACCCCCGATGCTGCCCGTCAGGCGTGGTTCTGGCTCGGCCTGGGGCTCGCGGGCCAGGTGCTCTTCGCGGGGCGCTTTCTCATCCAGTGGATTGCCACGGAACGGAAGGGGGAATGCACCGTGCCGCGAATCTTCTGGCAACTGAGTGTGGTGGCCACGGTGCTTCAAGCCGCCTGTTTCGTCCAGCGGGGCGAATGGGTCTTTGCAGCCGGCTCATCCGCCGTCCTGTTTGTTTATTTTCGAAATCTCTCCCTGCTTAACGTGAACGCACTGGAAACGATCGCCGACTCATGAATCCCCGATACCACCTGCCCGTCCTCGTAGGACTTTCGATTTTGCTGTTTGTCATTAACCTGGGCGGCTACGACCTCTGGCCCCCGGATGAGCCCCGCTTTGCCCAAGTCGCCCGCGAGATGCTCCAGTCCGGCGATTACCTCGTGCCCCGTATGAACGGCCAGCCCTACACGGAAAAGCCTCCCTTGCTTTTCTGGATGGCCGCGGCTTTCTCCCTGCCTGTCGGTGATGTAACGGAGTTTACCGCCCGACTGCCCCTGGCCCTTGGCGGCATCGCCACCGTCATCCTGACCTACCTCCTTGCCGGACGCCTCTTCGACTCCCGGATCGCCTTCTGGTCGGCCCTGATCCTCATCACCAACCAGCGCATCTGGTGGCAGGCCCGATTCGGTCAGATCGACATGCTGCTCACAGCCTTTGTAACAGCGGCGATCCTGTGTTTCTGGCAGTGGCACCACACGCGGCAGCAACGCTGGCTGATCGGCCTGTACCTGTCGATGGCCGCCTCCCTGCTTACGAAAGGACCGCCCGGAATCGTCTTTCCCATCTTTCTGGCCATCGCGTTTTTCTGGGGGCGAAAAGAGCAGCGCAAGGGGTTGCATCTCGTGGCGGGCACCGTCGTGGCCCTGCTCATTACGGCGGCGTGGATGATTCCGGCGCGCATGGCCATCACCGTGGAAAGCGGTGTGGCCGCCAGCGACGGCATTGCATCCAACCTCTTCCGGCAGACCATTGGCCGCTTCTTTCTGGGCATCAGCCACGCCCAGTGGCCCTGGTTCTATGGCACCCACCTCCCGCTCGACCTCGTGCCGTGGTCCATCTTCCTGCCCTGGACGCTCTACTGGGTCTGGACGCGTCGAAAGGAATCCGAGCAGATGCGATTCCTGCTCTGCTGGATCGTACCGGCATTCATCTTCTTCTCCATTTGCATCGGCAAGCGCAGTGTTTATCTGCTGCCCCTCTATCCGCCCATGGCGATTTTGATCGCACGCAGCGTACTGGATCTGGTCGAGGGCGACCGGGTGTTGTGGCGTCGCCGTACCTCGGCCGTCTGGGGCGTGGCCCTACTGATCATCGCCCTGGCTCCTCTGGCCCTGCCCTTCACCAAGTATGCCGAAAGCTGGCATTTGTCCCTGCTTTCCCTCAGCGTGGCCGCTGGCGCCTGCGGTATGCAGGCACTTTACACGGCCGTGCGGACGGACGGAAGAAGCCTCGTGCGGGACATGGCGGTTCATTTCAGCGTGGTTGCCCTGCTCTGCTCCATCTTCCTCTTTCCGGCGGTAGACCCCTA
It contains:
- a CDS encoding SEL1-like repeat protein, translating into MNCRGTYIVLISLVLGLNTLYAEPQKTTEADISTWRKLAAEGDAAAQYLLGGSYAFGNGVPKDEKTALDWYLKASEQGHADAQVSLGMCYEDGKGTSQDYSKAASWYRKAAEQKHAFGQYSLGNCYATGHGVKQDFEEATNWFRKAAEQGLASAQWTLGVFYSEDWAMGKDFKESVKWFRMAAEQGHAESQAQMGRHYLGGMGVPIDNAEAAKWFRKAAEQENSTGQDGLGLCYRFGFGVPKDYVTAYHWYNIAAVSRKSAAIERDELALLMTAEQIAEAQRRSSEYLQQRQQ
- a CDS encoding glycosyltransferase family 39 protein; protein product: MNPRYHLPVLVGLSILLFVINLGGYDLWPPDEPRFAQVAREMLQSGDYLVPRMNGQPYTEKPPLLFWMAAAFSLPVGDVTEFTARLPLALGGIATVILTYLLAGRLFDSRIAFWSALILITNQRIWWQARFGQIDMLLTAFVTAAILCFWQWHHTRQQRWLIGLYLSMAASLLTKGPPGIVFPIFLAIAFFWGRKEQRKGLHLVAGTVVALLITAAWMIPARMAITVESGVAASDGIASNLFRQTIGRFFLGISHAQWPWFYGTHLPLDLVPWSIFLPWTLYWVWTRRKESEQMRFLLCWIVPAFIFFSICIGKRSVYLLPLYPPMAILIARSVLDLVEGDRVLWRRRTSAVWGVALLIIALAPLALPFTKYAESWHLSLLSLSVAAGACGMQALYTAVRTDGRSLVRDMAVHFSVVALLCSIFLFPAVDPYKSARSFCAPLRSLADSEIEFNLYSLGFSKEEYVYYARHFHEPILCDLLDIAEMKDLPDYEQARTQSKLKRAIQKAVKEVPVASLKQVTDEEVKKLQEAVEGALDSDEEQKHYLPSYEKAIGVHLDRLCEGMASPRPAFIMVLEEDWRWILALKPDIRSLTVLDATNVGSRSVLLLANEAGAATVGAQPQLARAMESKQP
- a CDS encoding HAMP domain-containing histidine kinase, translating into MKGPTLYGTLFGACLVLGGIATIWLGTTVLRLDREQRAYQEAAALEENARLALWRMDSALGPFIAAESMRPSEQYSAFYRAAQVIDPVSNDLTKQQIELPSPLMTFNSPFIDLHFEAAEDGTITSPQVPDRERQQLATTNFLSPPALTQASETLDKLRARIQWPVLLSQVQRKGAESTMPSPASPTVSEPLDMLAQSNASELQARTSQALVQSNAAPTKVFRNSMAPESESDDGSRQEGPMIPLWHGEDLLLVRTVRTEDGVMIQGCLLNWPALQQWLLGLTADLLPGASLVAEGASTPVTGESPGRQLAALPVLLVPGPLPAGRATYTSSLQIYLLLAVGGIVLATIAVSALLWGALSLSERRGRFVSAVTHELRTPLTTFRLYTEMLATGRVRDEAKRQAYVETLHAEAGRLSHLVDNVLAYARLDRGRVDDRLVETDVSEMLLELLPRLQQRAEQGGMTLTLEGADTVAQVRADPASVEQILFNLVDNACKYAVSATDRRIHIELFAEARVAGIRVRDHGPGIPDRHARRVFRPFTKSVHEAARTAPGVGLGLGLSRRLARAQRGTLLLERGTGGGASFVLRLPMARG
- a CDS encoding type II toxin-antitoxin system VapC family toxin; its protein translation is MAGAEILLDTNIVSYLMRGGDLADRYRPHLKGKLLAVSFVTIGELYFGAEKRGWGELKWRSLNAMLSGLVAVPYDIEVARCYGRIVAHRHRIGRPITSNDTWIAACAVGYSIPLATHNATDFDEIPGLAVVTEQP
- a CDS encoding response regulator transcription factor, with the protein product MHVLVVEDDRKISDFIVQGLRQEGCVVDSADNGIDGFQMAMADGYDAAVVDVMLPRMNGLDLIQDLRREGNLMPVLILSARNSVDDRIKGLQAGGDDYLVKPFSFAELIARLQALVRRATATAEPTTLTVADLTLDLIRRTATRSGQLIDLQPREFALLEYLVRNRGKIVSKTMIMDQVWGYDFDPSTNVVESRMSRLRDKLDRDFDTPMIRTIRGAGYVIRTES
- a CDS encoding HAMP domain-containing protein, encoding MLSGQNRRFLHSLALRLSLNYAACCCLSMVAVLAVCYLFLEGSLRKRMDSDLAEEVVEYAALLQSQNLQVLEDVLEREAFSEGTDQVFFRILDRAGNILITTDTSSWHDLMNGGTHLQAALTGKPVFVDYYDRERDFHARLLYGVIADNMILEQGESQEGNRALLSQFRRVFMIATLAFVCCSLLAGAYMARSSLAGVQRLTQAAVKITEGRWDHRVPVSRNHDEIDELANAFNTMVDRIQVLFRELREVTDDIAHDLRTPLMRIRGEAEMALAESEADAMGHERCGSVLEECDRMLSLINTMLEISQTEAGAKSMERTEVDLAAAVEDVCELFRPAAEDKGLNLQFTASPAPSVLGDSQRLKRAMAHLIDNAIKYTDSGGQVRVQCESQQGEVVVMVSDTGIGIPGDAATEVFGRFYRVDTSRSEPGNGLGLSLAQAIVRAHGGQIGLESEVGRGSVFTVRIPAVRSHR
- a CDS encoding lipid-A-disaccharide synthase N-terminal domain-containing protein is translated as MTVQDTPLQLAGAWHALGIAGAIIFYSRFYIQWIVSEREGQSTLPEVFWHLSTAGSMALLVYAIATRSPLGALGQCFNIVVYARNLLHLWRRRFTVGPGVNLLLHGFVGCTVIVSVAFLISIWAGELHMNRAATPDAARQAWFWLGLGLAGQVLFAGRFLIQWIATERKGECTVPRIFWQLSVVATVLQAACFVQRGEWVFAAGSSAVLFVYFRNLSLLNVNALETIADS
- a CDS encoding response regulator transcription factor → MGPKILVIEDDAAIRRGIVDALEFEGYATLQAGDAGNGQAIALDAAYDLLLLDLILPDGHGFDILRAVRASRPTLPVIVLTALGQERDRVQGLKLGADDYVVKPFSLKELLARVEAVLRRSPARPGDVHELSLRDVVVDFERREVRLPGGGRAELSERELTLLRYFAQHPGRAISRDELLANVWRIDPRSIVETRTIDMHVKRLREKLGDSAADPAILLTVRGKGYMLARNGENA
- a CDS encoding DUF1501 domain-containing protein translates to MTDNTPPREIYPDGQHLLNRRSFLQSAGAGLGGIALSALLAEQGMLSAQASTVPIRPVIDPTQPLAARLPHFKPRAKNVLVIFCSGACSHLDSWDYKPELIKRHGQPMPGNENLVTFQGEQGALNKSHWEFRPRGQSGKMISDLFPNLAEMADDFCFIHSMTAKSNTHGPAENQMSTGFTLEGFPSMGAWVSYALGSEANDLPAFVAIPDPRGVPQTGPNNWASGFLPAVFQGVPFNAQKPIPNLATPANIKSGDEAATRDFLKFLNDKHLERFPGDTELSARISSYELAAKMQLRAASMSDFGNESPETRKLYCIDDTNPLKAGFGKNCLLARRLIERGVRFVQLFNGAYAMGEGVGNWDGHKTLKSQYDIHAPILDGPAAGLIKDMKARGLLDDTLVVWTTEFGRMPTFQKGASGRDHNPSGFTVWMTGAGVKQGFSYGATDEFGYKAVENVATIYDFHATILHLLGLGHEQLSFYHNGAERKLTDVHGHVIGDVLA